The Cyclopterus lumpus isolate fCycLum1 chromosome 1, fCycLum1.pri, whole genome shotgun sequence sequence tttgttaatatgGACATTTTGAATATACCCCATTTCTATCAATATAtgctttttcatattttgtaatgtaaacacacattacatgttTCTCAATCCCCAAAACACTGTATATCAAGTCAATTTGTTAGTATGGAAATTTTGTAAACCGGATTTTTGCAGTTATCTATGTATATCTTAATTAAATAACAGGAAAAACACTTTCAGTGTCTGTATCATTTGTGAAACATGTTTGGTTGCTAGGGAATTTGTATTTTGTGGTTCTACTGCAGACAGTGATTAGACGCCttcaatcaaaatgtttttatttattgttaatgtttGACAGAGACTCTCTGCACTCACTGGCCAGCTCAAACAGGGGCTACCGCTAATAATTCCGTTGACACTAAGCGCTCGGCACTGTTGTGGTTGTTTGCATGAACAGCTTCTAGCCGCCGGCTTCGCCACGGCCACATCGGAAGGCAATCCACCAATTCTAGATATGCTTTGAATATTGGCCCATTTTCACAGCATCCACTTTTACGCGTCTTTGCAGGGCACAGGTGTCTAATAAAATCAAATGTGTCCGTTTAGGTTTGTAGAactgtgcatgctggctcattGGAACGGCTCAGACACAATAAATTGAATGGGatcataattaatttaatcaattacacctgtgtttaccttgcTATGACATATCAAAATGGCTGTGGTGAAAAGAGCCAATTCTGAATTTAActtatttttaaacaatttagAACATCTTTTACTCCAGGATGCAATACAAcctgtcacaaacacatttaagtaAAATGCAAAACGGGATAAACATTTATTGTCATTTACATAATCACAACCTCAATAACATCTCACTTCAGAAAAGTTGGCCTAACAACCAGCTGCTTCACAAAAAGAGTGACGAGTAGCTCTATAAGCAAGTGAAGGAGATAGTGAGGGCTTTGTTGAGTACAGCTTGACAAAAGCAATATGATAGTATAGgtattatgtatataaaataagtACAAAGGAGAAAGCAAAGATGGGACAAGTCCATGTTTGTAGTATAATGATTGTCACAAGACAGCTTGGTTTCCCAGTCGCATCTGCCAGGAGAATGGTCTGCTCATTCCAGTGCGCCGCTGTTACCAAGATCAAAGAGGGGGTCTGGCGTGGAGGGCAAAGGTGTGCATGTGAGTACACGATGTTCCTTGTGCACAAAAAGGTACTCCTTGGTTTACTATCAGGTATACATTGTAATCTCTAACATTACAAGTAATTTTAGGATGATCAAACAGCTCTGCACATATTTCAGAGAAAGCAAGACAACATAAAATGCTTAAACTacttgtttaataaaaaataaaataatctctgCAGCAAATCCGGTGAAACACGTTGCTCAGGGTAACACGCTGTCGGTATTAGCCCATTACTGAGGGAGTTATTTCCCAAGAgtgttgacatttatttttactacGGATTGGAAACTATGACGCTCTAAAATAATGATGCTGTTGGTTAGTACATACCAAGGGTCTCTGGGATGTTGGACTGTCGTTAAAGTCAAGCTGATAACGTCAGCCTGCCTTAATCAAGGACTGAATATTACTTGGAGAGTAAGGCAGGAATGCAAATTGTAACTGAGTATATATGCGTGACTTTGTGTGTATGACCTGACTCCTGGGAGAATATCTTTGCGTGCTCCATGGAGGGCAGAGTGGCAACAGTTTTTGGCTTGGATGAAAACTTAAAACACCAGTCAGCgctgtttctcctccttcttgaAATTCACAGGCTTCCTCTTGTTCCAACCCACTGTGGGATTCAACCCTGTGGAAGAGCAGATACTTCTTTGAATTTCAACATTATGTTACTGGTGGCCAGATAGGAACTTCATAAATAAAGTGTACTAGTACTCAAAGTAGACTGACTGTAGTGGCAGTGGCTGGCGTTGCGTTGTAGTTAAATAGGTCTTTGTAGCGacccttttcctctttctctttggtGCGGATCTTCTCCTCCATGACTTTCAGCTCCTTGGCAATAGACGGTCCCAGAGAGGGGTCCAGGTCCAACACCTTATCAAAGTCTGCTCGTGCCTCTACCTCATTCCACACTGCAGCGTGGGCCTTAGCTCGCTTGTAGTAGGCCTTCACATTGTCTGTTAGGAAGGGGACAATTCATACAAATTCTTAATTTGTACATAAATCAGGGCTCCAACGCATGCTGGAAAAGGTTTGTCAAATTTTCCAGTCATAGAAAATACATGAAAGATTACAGGAAAACCGCAAATGTTATGGTGTCCCAGAAAAATTATTTCAACATGCTCATTTCCCTTAGCTTAAAATAAACTATGCTATCTATCAGAGCCACCAAAAACAGTTAATATTGCCATCTGAAAGGGCCATGTTATGTTCAGGATCATAATAACTTTCAATGGTAGTTATAGACGAGAGTTGCTCTCAGGTTATGTTATGGAAATGCTATGACCACACCCCCAAGTCACGTAGCATCATGGCAAAAGCAGGTACGATGAATTTACATGACTTTCTCCCTAATTTGTTTTAAACGGTTGAATAAtggaaaattaattaaatcatgcaatttaaaaaaggaggagtCTATTGGCCATCACTTGTGTGGCAGACTCAAAGACAACAAAGCCTTACCCTCATATTTGAAGACTATGGATGAGCAGTGTTCGATGACTTCGTAGTACTGGCCCTGCAGTAGCTTGCACTGGCAGTAGTTGAGGAGCAGTGGCGTGATCATATGGTCCAACTTCACCCATACTTCGTCCCCAGGGTGCTCCTGAAAGGCGAGACCAAAGTCATAGAGAAGAGTTATAAATTGCATTTTATTGCACATTTAAGTATTTATACTAAAGGAATGGATTTTATAAAATTGGATCTGATCTTTATTGGCTCGTATTCAGATGTGCTCTAACCTTCATCTGTAGATTTTTGAGGCAGGCAATGCCATTGTAGTACTTCTCTGTGGCTTCCTTAATTTGGCCCTTTTTGAAAAGCATGTTGCCCTCCTCATGGATATCAGGCACAAGCTTGAGTTTCTCTTCGTCTGTCATAGCCCACACGTCAAGCTGGAACGATCCTGGAGGCAGAACCTGAGAAGGATAGAAGATCAGTAGCAGCCAGAGCTTGCACTGCAGGGCAATACAACTAGTTGTGCTTAGCACATAGCAactctttagtgtgtgtgtgcatatattacattataagtTTATTAGATGCACATCTACCTCTAATGCAGTTCATTACAATATTCGTGCAAAGGAATCCTGTCTTAGTGAGCCTTATATATTTCATTAGTTTTCATCCAactatcaacaaaaaaaattggaCTGCATGATCAATAGGTGTTTACAATATGTTGTGACCTTCATATGTTAATATTTAACACCTTTGATTTGTGAGAACCTTTGCTTCTATAAAAAAGGGGTATTGGGCCCAAAACTCAGGTATTGTGTTGGTGATAGAATAGAAGAAGGACAAAATCAAACAACACTGTTTGAGTTTGCAACCCAACAAAATGACCACCATTAATATTAAACTCTGCCTGCTCACCTCCAGCAGCTCGATGGAAAAGACAAGAGGCTGCTGATTGGCCTGAAGCTGATCCAGGTCCTTGTGCCCCAGAGAGTGGTGGGAGTGGATCTGAGCAATGCCGCAGCAGTGCCTCTGGCCTTCCAGGGGGTCCTTACCAGCACTGATGTTTCTCAGCGATTGGGACACAAGCGGATAAAGTGCTGTGTGCTGAGAGGGTTGAGCAGAAATGGTAAATGCACAGAAAGAACAAGATTGCCACTCCATCCCAGATAGCTAGCTTACTGACCTTATCGTCACAGGTAAATTCTGCAACTTCTCCTTGTTTCATGGTGATGACCACTCTCTCCCACACAGCTAGTTTGAACTTCTTGCCCAAGATGAGCTCCATGGGTTTGCTGCGGCCCCCCATGGTTCTGGAGTCATCCAGCATTTTGCCATCACACAGGCTGGTGCGGTAGTGGAAGACCACCTGGTAAACAAAGATGGGACAATTCACACGTCTTACACTGCTCAACAGAACTATCCGGTTAAAATAATCCGTTTAAGGACACGAGATACATTCGATTCGGTTTGtttactaaaaaaaacaaaagagcaatCTGTACGGATCTGACGGGCCCATAGTCTACGGTCCATCATATTCTGACCAATCACAACGATGTAAAATAGATTGGCGTGGTCTACCGACCAATCAGTGTTCATAAACACATGTCATCCTGTCCCACCCCCTGTCTTTCTATAGGAAAAAAGGGCAACAAAAATGTCAACCGGCtaaaataaaagcccaaaaATCTACTGTTGTGTAACCATAGAGGGAGCAAGGCTCACAGGCTCGTGAGCGCTGCTCGTCGACACGCGCACTGCGTTTAGCTGTGACGTTTACATTAACATCTAACGTTATATGAAAGTCAGatgagctagctagctagagGTAGCATGAGCTAAAGTGCTTCAACGCATTTCCTAAACTAATTCAGCGGACTGGACTCAACAGTTCTTCAACCTTCGACACGCTGTAGTTTTTACCTTGGTTCCATTGGGAAAGGTCGACAGCTCTCCTTTCCCAGGACTGATCAATTTCTTTATTATTCCTTCCTCGAGAAGCTTGCGtgcctcttcctccatccttgaCCGAGTTTCATTTAACGACGGACGACGATGTTTGCCGAAGCCTCCGACCGAGTGGTTTCGTAAGACGTCCCTTTGCGCCCCACAGCGCCCTCTAGATGTGGCCTGCGACATTAAAGCCCGTGGGCCAAACATTTTCTATGACTACAATAATAATAGACACGCAATGTCATGAAAATATACATAATGAAGGATGTACTAGTCCACCTTTACATTGCCCAACAGCTGTAGTCACTAGTTACTTTTCAGGTGAAGATtgtatatacaaaaaaatacacctGTAGGCTCTGTGTGCAAGTAATGTATTTATACTCCTGTAATTTAAATAGGCCAGAACCGCAGCTCGATATCTAAAATCAAGAAATTAACAGTTAATTGCTCCCTTGCTCCGACCAAACCCATCTTCAAACCCTGTTTTGATCTCACTTCACACCTGTAACGTTTTGTGGCTGCATCTTACAGTGTTGATGCTTTGTCAAGCTTCTCTCCCTGGAACCAGATCCCAGTTTCAGTACAGGATCTGGAACTCAAAATTTCAGAGTAGGTTGAAGACTTGTGTCTTTTATAACGCTTGACCGGCTCAGGCTTGCCTTGGACCAGTCCCTAGTGATGCTGCTATGCTCCTCTCCTTATCCATTAGTAGGTTTCCATGGATTGGGGTTACACCTTGGCTCGTGGTTGTGCCTGTTGCTGTGGACAAAGTCATGGAAAAATATCATGACAAATTATAGTTAGTCTAAAAagtcattgtattgttttttataaaaaatattctatattataatataaaaaaatatgttatgTCAACTGTCATAAAAAGTAATGttataaaaatataacattGCATGTCATTAAGAAGTtgtaaaaagtcatagtatagtatgcgACAAAAAATATTATGCCACAAAATCCATTTTGTCATAGAAAtgccataaaaatgtcataaaaagtcattattagtatgtcataaaaagtctTACTTCGTACAGCTCACTTTGCCCATGTTTGGGAAAAATCTCAACTGGGACaagataaaatataaaaattttttattgtaatttcacAGTCATTATTCACACAACATAGAAAACACAGGCAAGACCAATCTCCTTCTTTTTCGTGTACACATACAGCAATATCAGTTCATGTCGCGGAAACATAGTCGAGGCACTGAGTGGTTAAATTATTAGTGGTCATTACAAtgacaagaaaaaacaaccatgtgacaatacatgttttgttaaaagtgacaaaatacaattagttttaagatagcaaacaaataaatgtggtGAAAATGTGGTGTCTCatgaaatgtcatttttcaaaataggGTAGGTAGAACAATTTGAAGCCTCTCCTTCCACGGACAGCACAGCTGATGTATATCACATGGTACACTGTAGGAAATACAGGTTATGGCATTTTTTATATCAAGAAAACAATGCATGCATTTGCTTGTACAGGCTAAGGCCgagcaaaacaaaatgtctaGGAAAAACATGTACCTCCAGGGATAAAGAGAAGAAATCCAGGTACAAAGAAAATGGCACTTGAAACACCTGTGAGGAGAGTTTCATTAGTTACAACCCACTGAAAAGACACAGTCACCAACACTAATCAATGGAACTAGCACTTGAACattaatagttcaacattttgggaaacatgcttattttctttgttgCCGGGAGCTGGATGAGAGGATCGATATTACCCTCATGCCTGTACCCTAAATATGAAGTTACAACCATAGGATTGTTAGCTTAGCACTaaaaacagctagcctggctctatccaaaggttaaaaaagaaaatctgaagttcactaattaacacagtaaatattgtttgtttaatccatacaaaaagtgtaaaatgtcccaaatgtcaaaccattcattttaaagcataattaaacaatgtaaacaactCATGTTTATAGATTACAGAAAACTGACAGCTTGATATagtatatttttttacagacaACCTTGTAAAGTAATTtagccatctttttttttatttatctctttctttcacagtatttaatttaatagttCCTGACTTTGTTGCAAACTACAACTGTAGTTTGTCAAATATGCTGTATATAGTTGGTACATCTTTGGCCCAACTGtcccaaagttttaaattgtaaatgtaGAGCTAGTAGATGAGCAGGACATACATATGCTGGATTGAGAAACACTGCTCTTTAATAGCTTTAAGTATTTAAGCCTTGAAATACTGGTACTTCATCACCATCAATccagggagaagagaagagaaagagagagacatacaaTTCTATATTTTGCCTTTTACgtagagacagacacattcttTTGTTATTTGTACTTTACTGAAAtagatatttctttttaattgttaaTTTCTTGTcccatttattcatttgttttgtgagTTAGTATTTTGTTGTGAAACGTTGATTTGTGTCTAATATGGTACTTTGAATAATTTGTTGGGTATTTGTTTCATTCAgtaattcttttcttttactgctTTTAAGCGTCTATGTCAGCTCATATGACGATCTACAGCTTTCTGATGTTTTAGGGTTAACTTTTCTTTTGATATATCCGCCACACACATAATGTGCTTGTTGAAGATGCTGAAATTATTGTCGATAATGTTGCATCTGCACTAACACACTCATTGTGTCATTTCTGGACAATAAAATGGCTCATTGAACTTGTTTCCTTACCTGCATTTGGATTCAGCTGTATGACGACACCCGTGAAAATAAGAgctaaaatgataaaataatacaaaaagtacATCAGTGAGGTGGGGGGacagtctctctctcatgtgtatatatatatagagaacGACATACTTCTTCTTTTCATGATATAACTAATTAGGAAAACCATCTGTTACAGAGAGAGAATCAACAAGGTCCAAAGTGCAGtgtgccatgtccctgattgacAACACTGAACAAACTACCTGGTCTAAACTTGCAAAACTATCTGCTGCAGTCTTTTTGTTCAAATAATGGATTACACTTCCACCGTTTCTGTGccatttaaaattgtatttgtcaTTTTCGTCGTTTACATTCAATCTACTtcatcaaagaagaaaaagataacCTTCTATTTCCATCGACTGTACATTTAAAGCAACTAATCTGAAAGGGTCAGAGCCATTAAAGACATACATTATTCATGCCCTCTAGAATATTCATGAGGAGAAACCtatgaaaatgtgtgaaaaacagGGGCATAAGACAGAATACAAAAAAGGTATTCCTCTTGGAGGTCAGACTTTATCATAGCAAAAATCATTCTGGTTGGTTATTTTATGAGTAAACAACTGGGCTTCAGACTCACCAACTCCAGTGATGAGGAGAAGGAATGAAGCAAGAACAactcttctgtttttcttcacCAGCGGATGGGACACCCACCTGAGCAAAATATTATTTCAAGTAAATGTGGTTGttattggtgttgttgttggtgtgtgtgtgtgtgtgtgtgtgtgtgtgtgtgtgtgtgtgtgtgtgtgtttgagttcacCCGCAGCAGTGTGCAGACAGCTGTGTGACTGAACTCAAGGTGCTGAAGGACCACTGGGAGCTGCAGTAAGACAGAGTGGCAGGGTCGCTGGGGAGAGAGCAGAACATAACGTTATCTTACTTTGAAAGCACATGCAGGTTTACGGTTTAAAAGTTCTACCAATAGGACCCACCTGATTTTAAAGAAGTTATTGAAGGAAGAATTGCCATTGCTGCCCAAGCCACCTTCATTTTCCAGATTCTAAAGGTGAAGCAGATAATAAAGGGGTTAGTTtcaatatatatacttttttaattattattatttacttaacAGTAGATGAATGTGTACCTGATATTTTAGGTTACTGTGTTCAGGGGAGCCGGCAGCAGCAGGCGAGGGATGAGTCTGAGGtttggagaaagagagaggaccGAAtgtcatctctcctcctccttctctgtcgGTGTCTCTGCCCTTccatccctctgtctctccatcagaCGCGGCTCCCTCGTCTTCTCCCTCCAATGCAAAGGCATCGTCGATACTAAACTGCGTCGCCATGGCGAGAGCCTTTTACACGCCGAGGGCCCGTGGCTCGGTGCTCACTGTGGATTTCAGAGTAGAGACCAGCGTTACTCAGTCACAGAGTGGAGAAACACGTCACAGTCgttaagttgttgtttttttacattaagggcctttttttttctccagccgAGGCTATAACGTGAATTGTTACGCACAGATTAAATAGTCTGGCGTTCCACATCACCTCTCTGCAATCCACGTATGTTTACAAAGATAACAATGTTTACATACACGTATGTTGACAACGATGAATGTAGCTATGAAGTCAGAACATAGCTACAATAGTGGCTCGACTCGGCCTCCATATTAAAGCAGACTGGACCAGATTTAACTCAAATAAACCAGCAGCCAACTGGCCATTGTTTGTGCTCTTTCCGCTAGTCAATCAGATGACCTGGAGGAAGACTTACTGTCTCTAGTAAACTTTTTTTCTCCGGCAAGGCTGAACCCGACTCCAAGTTGTGAAGACGCGGGTCACATACTTGTACACTCTGGAAATTATCTTCCAAGCCTTCCAAGACTTTTGATCTCGAGAGCAGAGCGATACAATACTTTACAAAAGTTTTGAGTGTCTCGTTCTATTTTTAACACCCGGCTTTCGATTGCTCTGGCCTGATTACGCCCAAGGATCTCTTCGAGGAGTCAGTCTACCTAGTCGAGTGTCGGTTTGTCGATCGACACTCACTGGTAGAGGAAGTAGAACAATGGCTGATGTTATTGTTATAGGCTACTATTAGAGAATTAGAGAACCATTACgcatgcattaatgtgtaagcatcatttcactttttttttttgaactaTGTTATATATGACTGCAATGATTGTTTTccttattaattattttatccAGCAATTGGTTTGGTTGTTTCATTTGTAAACTTTCAGAAAATATTGACTTTCTTATTCTCAcaatgcttgttttgttttatcaatacttcaaacaatttaaataaattaaaggaaaagcagaaaatcctcacatttaagaAATGCATTTTTACATGAGAAACGATCACACTTATTTTTATCAATTGGCTTACCGTTTAATCAAGtgattgtttcagctctacttctatatgtatattgtgaggtagatcatcaataacaacaCCGTATTTAATAAGATCGTTGTATTCTTTTATACACAAATCTTAATCTGTAGGAACTAGTTACTAAatctatcaaataaatgtagcgGAATCAAAAGTACAGTATTTACCTCTCAAAGTGTTGTGTATGATATGGCATgacaaaaaaagattataatatatatatatatatatatatatatatatatatatatattcagggaTGGCTATTATGTTATTTGGTAAGTGTCttaaatgtataaagaaaaGGAATGGCTGTTATACTTCATGGTAAATCAAATTGACTAACGTCCCTCCAGCTGTCCTCATGACAGTATACCCAACAAATAAATGGAAAACTGTAATTccctgcagcccactgctccttaataactaaggatgagtcaaatgcagagaataatttcCCCATCGGGATCAAtcaaggatatattattattatttttattattataattaaaaataactaatatatttattgatcCCATTAAAACACTAGTCACTGTCACACTACCTCCATCATCGGCACATTGTGGTTATACTGTTTTCTGCCAATTAGCACACTCAGCTTGTGTATAGTACCGAATGCAACCTTTGGAAAAATCCAATTATGTAAAACACTTCAGGCACAAACATTCTGATATGCAAATTAGAAATGAACCAAAGTGAAAATGCTTACTGCTAAAACTAATAACTATGTTTCACTTGTTCTGATTAAGAATATAAAAAACTGGACTTAGGTTCTGATATTACCATtaataatatactatatatttccAATGTAAAAAGAATGAAGGCAAAACAGGAGCACAAATTATCCCACTTGATATCTGTTGCCAACATGTGAAATCATGTGATTTCCAGTAAGTCAGAAGACCTGCATTATGCAAACAAACATCTCTAAACCAATAAGCACAGATTAGTCATTGATTGTTGCAGCTTAGAGGAGCAGTACTTAGAGGTGGTAGATGCTGAACAGTGACGGGTGTGGCAGAAACATTgcggttaaaaaaacaacaactggtcACTGAATTTGGATACATTTGGAAATTGTGAGTTTTTAATGTTTCTCTGacttttttattgattattcaCTGAACAGAAGCAAtattatgtacagtatattatacATTACTTTTGTAATTTATCCTTTGAAGTTTTATGGGGATTAATCTCTGGCAAAGGTGTAATATTTATTGCAAATGGAACCTGTAACTAAATGATTACAGTTTAAAAAGTTTCAATAGTGGGCAACATGTTTCACAGATTGCACCACATTATTGATCTTCATTTCGGCTTGGTGCCATATTCAGTTTAAAATCCTCACTTGCAAAACAATTTCAGCAACTTGCCAATTTCAATATACTCCATTTGCTCTGTTGTCCGCTCCAGATGAAACTACAGGCTGTACTTTGCCTCGTGCTGCTGCTCAATTATGAGGTAAACTTACCAGAACATGTAACATGAGCTCTTTTCCAGGAGCTCAGGTTGAATGTTTACCATTATTTTTCATATAATATATTGACCAAGTGCTTGAACCTCATCCTATTGACTATTGGATTGATCAACTTTCCCTCACATGTTTTAACACTGTCCTTCTACTTAGATTTCTTCATGCACAGATCTCTGGGTGATACCTGGTTCCTCTCTGGAGCTGCCCTGtctttcatttcaaaatgactTCACTGGAGCGGCCATCACCTGGAAATTCAATggtctttattatattttgtaactACCACCACTATTGTAAAAATACACAGTTCAATATGTATTCAGTTTGATCTTTTCTTAATGTAGGGGAAGATGTTCTTGTCAGTGCTCAGTCGCCTGGCTCGCCAAGAGTTAAACAAGATGGATTGTATCTCTCTATATCTCCTGTTACTGCTGCCAACGAGGGCGAGTACTTGTGTTTGATAAAGGATAACAACATGGAGATGATAAGGAAATACCGCATTAACGTTGATGGTGAAGATCATAGATACACACTACTCTtttaccatacacacacattggaaCATTTTGAcaagagtatatatatatatactcttgtcaaaatgttatatatatatatatatatatatacaacatttaCATAACATTCAGCAATATGCTTGAtgcgaaaaaaataaataaagagtttgAAGTGCTTGTGCCTCTCTCTGCAGCATCCTTCAGCTATGTCATCAAGGTGTTTGAAGGCTCCACTGCTCACCTGCCTTGCCATTTCCCACCTTCCAACCAAGTCAAGGCCAATGCACTTTGGTTCAAAGAGGCAGGTCTTGACAAGAGGACACAGCTGCCGCTTGAAGGCGATCCATCAGCTGATAATAAGAGAGTGGAGCAGCTTTATCCACTCGACCATGatcagaccatcatcatcaGAGACATTGTCATGGAGGATGCAGGAAATTACATATGTCAATCTGCTGAGGAAAAGAAGCTGAGCTCTGTATATATCATTGTTGAAGGTAGGTTTGGCAACCTTTTCTTTATatctcaaattaaattaaataaagtcattttttgtgtgtacatttaGCCGTCTGCTTAAATTTCCTTTCAGTTGCTCCTACTGCAGTTCCTCACTCCTGCAGCGGCTTCACCACACCGTGGGAGCCCTGCCAGGATGAGAACAGTCGCACAGGGGAGCCCATGTTGCAGGAATCCATCACAGAGTTTTCCATGAAGCTGTATTCTTACCTCAGAGAATCACAACCCTCCAGCAACTTGCTCTTCTCTCCTATTAGTGTCAGCGGGCTGCTGTTCCATTTGTTGTTAGGTAAGACAAAGGAAGCAGGtcctcatttctttttaaaacaacataatGATAAGTCATTATTCTTGTATACTATTCTAGTTGTTCTCTCTTATGTTAAATGTCGGACATACCTTGCAGCCTACAATATCCCTCTGAAGTATTCCTATTGTCTTTTCTTCATCATGTTACCTTCAGGTACAAGGGGTGACACCCGTAAAGCCATTGAGAGGGCTGTCTGTGTGCCTCATGACTTCCACTGTGTTCACTTCCAGATGAAAAAGCTGAGAGAGAAGTTGGCTGGCTCCTTGCAGATGGCTTCTCAGATCTACTATAATCCACGTATTATTATCACAAGCTCACAAAATGGCTCCAATGCAGTCAAAGAGATAGATGCAGATATCCTGAGTGCTTACAAAAGGATCTCTATCGCGGAAGCTCATCATGAtttctctgttctcttcctCAGAAATGAATCTTAGCGAGTCCTTTACTAACCAGTCCATTCAGTTCTATGAAGCGGAGCCCACCAGGCTGCTGGAAACCAGCgaggaaaacacacagatgaTCAACAACTGGGTGGCAAATAAGACCAACAATAACATCAAACACTTGGTCGACTCCGTATCACCCAGTACACAGCTGATGCTGCTCAACGCTGTCTCCTTTAGTGGTCAGTATctatggtttgtgtgtgtgcatgtggaaaTGGTGGAAACTAatagtgtgtgggtgtgtgtgtgtgtgtgtgtgtgtcaggtcagTGGAAGGTCAAGTATGATATGAAACCCAAGAAAGGACTTTTCGCAAAACTGAATGGTGATCTGGTGATGGTGTCGCTCCTCTATCACCAGAAATACTTGGCGGCTATGGCGTATGTAGTTGAGCTAAAGGCTCAGGTAAGCAACTGTTACCGTAACCCAATCTATAGCTGGTGCTAACTAGCAAACACTCCAAGGCAACATTATACTTCCTGTTAACATCTCCCAAAGCATTATGGGAACTGTTGTTTCCATAATGCTTTgggaaatgtaaatataaagagtaaatac is a genomic window containing:
- the aip gene encoding AH receptor-interacting protein; translation: MEEEARKLLEEGIIKKLISPGKGELSTFPNGTKVVFHYRTSLCDGKMLDDSRTMGGRSKPMELILGKKFKLAVWERVVITMKQGEVAEFTCDDKHTALYPLVSQSLRNISAGKDPLEGQRHCCGIAQIHSHHSLGHKDLDQLQANQQPLVFSIELLEVLPPGSFQLDVWAMTDEEKLKLVPDIHEEGNMLFKKGQIKEATEKYYNGIACLKNLQMKEHPGDEVWVKLDHMITPLLLNYCQCKLLQGQYYEVIEHCSSIVFKYEDNVKAYYKRAKAHAAVWNEVEARADFDKVLDLDPSLGPSIAKELKVMEEKIRTKEKEEKGRYKDLFNYNATPATATTG
- the tmem134 gene encoding transmembrane protein 134, which translates into the protein MATQFSIDDAFALEGEDEGAASDGETEGWKGRDTDREGGGEMTFGPLSFSKPQTHPSPAAAGSPEHSNLKYQNLENEGGLGSNGNSSFNNFFKISDPATLSYCSSQWSFSTLSSVTQLSAHCCGWVSHPLVKKNRRVVLASFLLLITGVALIFTGVVIQLNPNAGVSSAIFFVPGFLLFIPGVYHVIYISCAVRGRRGFKLFYLPYFEK
- the serping1 gene encoding plasma protease C1 inhibitor, with amino-acid sequence MKLQAVLCLVLLLNYEISSCTDLWVIPGSSLELPCLSFQNDFTGAAITWKFNGEDVLVSAQSPGSPRVKQDGLYLSISPVTAANEGEYLCLIKDNNMEMIRKYRINVDASFSYVIKVFEGSTAHLPCHFPPSNQVKANALWFKEAGLDKRTQLPLEGDPSADNKRVEQLYPLDHDQTIIIRDIVMEDAGNYICQSAEEKKLSSVYIIVEVAPTAVPHSCSGFTTPWEPCQDENSRTGEPMLQESITEFSMKLYSYLRESQPSSNLLFSPISVSGLLFHLLLGTRGDTRKAIERAVCVPHDFHCVHFQMKKLREKLAGSLQMASQIYYNPQMNLSESFTNQSIQFYEAEPTRLLETSEENTQMINNWVANKTNNNIKHLVDSVSPSTQLMLLNAVSFSGQWKVKYDMKPKKGLFAKLNGDLVMVSLLYHQKYLAAMAYVVELKAQVARFALSGDSSLYILLPRSSRVTDLQQVEERMTDTAVRQMIELIKTTSPQHIEVTLPRIRLNIQSDMNILIKKLGLSSLFEGANMCGLYSEERVILDDTRHRAFLALNEQGVEAGAATTMSFSRSFPSFSALRPFIMLLWSDQANVPLFIGRVTDP